A single Tenacibaculum sp. Bg11-29 DNA region contains:
- a CDS encoding ATP-dependent Clp protease adaptor ClpS, which yields MSTIEKIQEELDVLIQETKKHEIILHNDDVNTFDFVIDSLVSVCDHTLEQAEQCSVLVHYKGKCAVKTGEYKDLEGKCSRLLQLGLSAEIV from the coding sequence ATGAGTACGATAGAAAAAATACAAGAAGAGCTAGATGTTTTAATTCAGGAAACAAAAAAGCACGAAATTATCTTACATAATGATGATGTAAATACTTTTGATTTTGTAATTGATAGCCTAGTAAGTGTTTGTGATCATACATTAGAGCAGGCAGAGCAATGTTCTGTTTTAGTTCATTATAAAGGTAAGTGTGCTGTGAAAACAGGAGAGTATAAAGATTTAGAAGGTAAATGTTCTAGGTTATTGCAGTTAGGTTTATCCGCAGAGATTGTTTAA
- the prmA gene encoding 50S ribosomal protein L11 methyltransferase — protein MDNIYIEYVFEITPKEPATEILIAELGEVGFESFVENENGVVAYIQKNEWKENMLEDVYILKSEAFVINFNYKEIAQTNWNAEWEKNFNQIKVNDLVSIRAPFHENPNLKYDIVIEPKMSFGTGHHETTHMMVQHLLDLDVKNKKVLDMGCGTGILAIFAEKKGAQPIDAIDIDAWCYENSLENVERNGCKNISVFEGDSSLLVNKKYDLIIANINRNILLSDIEVYTNCLNKTGVLLLSGFYSEDIIIIDEEVSKYGLTLNKTIKRNNWVALQYQKTA, from the coding sequence ATGGATAATATTTATATAGAATATGTTTTTGAGATAACACCTAAAGAACCAGCAACTGAAATTTTAATAGCTGAGTTAGGAGAAGTTGGTTTTGAGAGTTTTGTCGAAAACGAAAACGGAGTTGTAGCATACATTCAAAAAAATGAATGGAAAGAAAACATGTTAGAAGACGTTTATATTTTAAAATCAGAAGCGTTTGTAATTAACTTTAATTACAAAGAAATAGCGCAAACAAATTGGAATGCTGAATGGGAGAAGAACTTTAATCAAATTAAAGTTAATGATTTAGTGAGTATAAGAGCGCCGTTTCATGAAAACCCAAACTTAAAGTATGATATTGTTATTGAACCTAAAATGAGTTTTGGTACAGGGCATCATGAAACTACTCATATGATGGTGCAACACTTACTTGATTTAGATGTTAAGAATAAGAAAGTGTTAGATATGGGATGTGGAACAGGGATTTTAGCAATTTTTGCTGAAAAGAAAGGAGCACAACCAATTGATGCAATTGATATTGATGCTTGGTGTTATGAAAATTCATTAGAAAACGTCGAAAGAAATGGTTGTAAAAATATTTCTGTTTTCGAAGGAGATTCATCATTACTAGTAAATAAGAAATATGACTTAATTATTGCGAATATTAACCGTAATATTCTATTGAGTGATATTGAGGTATATACAAATTGTTTGAATAAAACGGGTGTATTATTGTTAAGTGGATTTTATAGTGAAGATATTATAATTATTGATGAAGAGGTGTCTAAATATGGTTTAACATTAAATAAGACAATTAAAAGAAATAATTGGGTAGCTTTGCAGTATCAAAAAACGGCATAA
- the tpiA gene encoding triose-phosphate isomerase, producing MRKKIIAGNWKMNNNLDETKKLIKGIKKGIKKKVDDNTRVIIAPSFVNLSTAVKRTKKSKIEVAAQNMHQTKSGAFTGEISADMLTSLGLKLVLIGHSERREYFGETDEILAEKVNAALANKLEVIFCFGELLADRKSGNHFSVVESQLKKGLFHLKKEDFSKIILAYEPVWAIGTGETASPEQAQEMHAFVRGIIKDEYGNEVANNISVLYGGSVKPANAKEIFSKEDVDGGLIGGAALKADDFIDIIKSI from the coding sequence TTGAGAAAAAAGATAATAGCAGGTAACTGGAAGATGAATAACAACCTTGATGAAACTAAAAAGTTAATCAAAGGAATTAAGAAAGGGATCAAGAAAAAAGTAGACGATAATACTAGGGTGATTATTGCACCTAGTTTTGTAAACTTAAGTACTGCTGTAAAAAGAACAAAAAAATCTAAAATAGAAGTAGCTGCGCAAAATATGCATCAAACAAAAAGTGGTGCTTTTACTGGAGAGATTTCAGCTGATATGTTAACTTCATTAGGATTAAAGTTAGTACTTATTGGTCATTCAGAACGTAGAGAGTATTTCGGAGAAACAGACGAGATTCTTGCAGAGAAAGTAAATGCAGCGTTAGCCAACAAATTAGAAGTGATTTTTTGTTTTGGTGAATTATTAGCAGATAGAAAATCAGGTAATCATTTTAGTGTTGTTGAAAGCCAACTTAAAAAAGGGTTGTTTCATCTTAAAAAAGAAGATTTTTCTAAAATAATTTTGGCTTATGAACCAGTTTGGGCAATCGGAACAGGAGAAACAGCTTCTCCAGAACAAGCACAAGAGATGCATGCTTTTGTTAGAGGTATTATAAAAGATGAATACGGAAACGAAGTGGCGAATAATATTTCTGTATTATATGGAGGTAGTGTAAAACCAGCCAACGCTAAAGAGATTTTTTCAAAAGAAGATGTAGATGGAGGATTAATTGGAGGAGCTGCTTTAAAAGCAGACGACTTTATTGATATTATTAAATCGATTTAA
- a CDS encoding thioredoxin-like domain-containing protein, whose protein sequence is MKIILYLTVFVLFASCNAEKPAAFSKEVLNEEFLTINEETITFKEILAKYKGKKVMFEVCASWCAECVSGIPQIKKLKAENPDVVFVFLSIDKTISQWKKGIERFFNIEGDHYFLPASLKSGYAKSLGINDVPSYMVVNERGIISLASVMESFDPRLEAALKEK, encoded by the coding sequence ATGAAAATAATATTATACTTAACCGTTTTTGTTTTATTTGCATCTTGTAATGCAGAAAAACCAGCCGCTTTTTCAAAAGAGGTTTTAAATGAAGAATTTTTAACAATAAACGAAGAAACAATTACGTTTAAAGAAATCCTTGCAAAATATAAAGGTAAAAAGGTAATGTTTGAAGTTTGTGCTTCTTGGTGTGCAGAGTGTGTTTCTGGGATACCACAAATTAAAAAATTAAAAGCAGAAAACCCTGATGTTGTTTTTGTGTTTTTATCAATAGATAAAACCATTTCTCAATGGAAAAAAGGAATAGAAAGATTCTTTAATATTGAAGGAGATCATTATTTCTTGCCAGCATCGCTTAAATCAGGATACGCAAAAAGTTTAGGTATTAATGATGTTCCAAGTTACATGGTGGTAAACGAAAGAGGTATTATTTCTTTAGCGAGTGTTATGGAATCGTTTGATCCAAGATTAGAGGCAGCATTAAAAGAAAAATAA
- a CDS encoding redoxin family protein: MRKNLVLVIATYLLFSCSVYNPVEFSSKALEDTFISMNNEEVKFKDILIKNKGKKIVIDIWASWCKDCLKGLPKIKKLQETNLEIVYLYLSLDRGVGPWKEGVSRLGIKGQHYYIKTGWEGDFCKFLGLSWIPRYLVVDEEGKIIIFNETKITDNLITEILKK; the protein is encoded by the coding sequence ATGAGAAAAAATTTAGTATTGGTTATAGCAACCTATTTATTGTTTAGTTGCTCAGTTTATAACCCCGTAGAGTTTTCGAGTAAAGCATTGGAAGATACTTTTATATCAATGAATAACGAAGAGGTTAAGTTTAAAGATATTTTAATAAAAAATAAAGGAAAAAAAATTGTGATTGATATTTGGGCATCTTGGTGTAAAGATTGTTTAAAGGGGCTGCCAAAAATAAAGAAGCTTCAAGAGACAAATCTCGAAATTGTATATTTGTATTTGTCATTAGACAGAGGTGTCGGACCTTGGAAAGAAGGAGTTAGTCGGTTAGGAATAAAAGGACAGCATTACTATATAAAAACGGGGTGGGAAGGAGATTTTTGTAAATTTCTTGGATTAAGCTGGATTCCTCGTTATTTAGTGGTAGATGAAGAAGGTAAAATAATTATTTTTAACGAAACTAAAATAACTGACAATTTAATAACTGAGATATTAAAAAAATAA
- a CDS encoding thioredoxin-like domain-containing protein, which yields MKISLFFVVLLTLNSCAVFQPKSFDKYALEEKLVTINRDSITLKEILAINKGKQLFIQVFATYCPVSQDSFNDVIAFQKENPSIEYVFLSVDHSYFDWKRGLQNIKVKGQHYYIPKKGKGKLGAFLKLKTIPRFLILDENGEIKLYKSSSVSQKLKNKIK from the coding sequence ATGAAAATATCTTTATTTTTTGTAGTGCTTTTAACACTAAATAGTTGTGCTGTCTTTCAGCCTAAATCTTTTGACAAATATGCATTAGAGGAGAAATTGGTTACAATAAATAGAGATTCAATTACTTTAAAAGAAATTTTAGCGATAAATAAAGGTAAGCAATTGTTTATACAGGTTTTTGCAACCTACTGCCCGGTAAGTCAAGATAGTTTTAATGATGTTATTGCCTTTCAGAAAGAAAATCCATCAATTGAATATGTTTTTTTGTCAGTAGATCATTCTTATTTCGATTGGAAAAGAGGGTTGCAAAACATAAAGGTAAAAGGGCAACATTATTACATTCCTAAAAAAGGAAAAGGGAAATTAGGAGCGTTTTTAAAACTAAAAACAATACCAAGGTTTTTAATACTAGATGAAAACGGAGAAATAAAGCTTTACAAATCATCAAGTGTATCACAGAAATTGAAAAATAAAATAAAATGA
- a CDS encoding ABC transporter permease, translating into MFQYVINKFSYGFLTLFGVVTVIFFLFNVLPGDPARMMLDQREDTEQLQNIRKKYGFDKPIFTQYLYYLNDVSLLSLHSKQVDDYTFLTKDKYKALKLFSISDVNVVVKYPYLRQSFQKNGKNVSEVIYETLPNTAILAVFAIVIALGLGIILGILSALYKDTIFDSVIAVISTLGMSVPSFFSAILFAWFFGFVLHEYTNLEMTGSLFEVDDFGEGTHIQWKNLLLPAIVLGIRPLAVVIQLMRNSLLETLNQDYIRTAKAKGLTMYQVVYKHALKNSLNPVVTAISGWFASMLAGAVFVEYIFNWNGLGKEIVNSLNTLDLPVIMGSVLVVATLFILINILVDIIYSWLDPRIKLN; encoded by the coding sequence ATGTTTCAATATGTAATTAATAAATTTTCATACGGTTTTTTGACACTCTTTGGTGTTGTAACCGTTATTTTCTTTTTATTTAACGTGCTACCTGGCGACCCTGCTAGAATGATGTTAGATCAACGAGAGGATACAGAACAACTTCAAAATATTCGAAAAAAATATGGTTTTGATAAACCTATATTTACACAGTATTTATATTATTTAAATGATGTTTCTTTATTGTCATTACATAGTAAACAGGTTGATGATTATACGTTTTTAACTAAAGATAAATATAAAGCATTAAAATTGTTTTCGATAAGTGATGTAAATGTTGTTGTTAAATACCCATATTTGAGACAATCTTTTCAAAAAAACGGAAAAAATGTGTCAGAAGTTATTTATGAAACATTACCCAATACAGCAATTCTTGCTGTTTTTGCAATAGTAATCGCCTTAGGATTAGGTATTATTTTAGGAATTTTATCAGCACTATATAAAGATACTATTTTCGATAGCGTTATTGCGGTAATAAGTACTTTAGGTATGAGTGTACCATCTTTCTTTTCAGCAATTTTATTCGCATGGTTTTTTGGTTTTGTACTACATGAGTATACTAATTTAGAAATGACAGGTAGTTTGTTTGAGGTTGATGATTTTGGAGAAGGAACCCACATTCAATGGAAAAACTTATTATTGCCAGCAATAGTACTAGGTATTCGTCCGCTAGCAGTTGTAATACAGTTAATGAGAAATTCTTTATTAGAGACCTTGAATCAAGATTACATAAGAACAGCCAAGGCAAAAGGATTAACAATGTATCAAGTAGTTTATAAACATGCTCTAAAAAACTCACTTAACCCTGTAGTAACAGCAATTTCAGGATGGTTTGCCTCTATGTTAGCAGGTGCCGTTTTTGTAGAGTATATTTTTAATTGGAATGGGTTAGGGAAAGAAATTGTAAATTCATTAAATACGCTTGATTTACCTGTTATAATGGGGAGTGTTTTAGTAGTCGCAACATTATTTATTCTTATAAATATATTAGTTGATATTATTTATAGTTGGTTAGATCCTCGAATTAAATTAAATTAA
- the pyrF gene encoding orotidine-5'-phosphate decarboxylase: protein MTTQQLVNEIKKKKSFLCIGLDVDLTKIPQHLLEKEDPIFAFNKAIIDATHHLCVAYKPNTAFYEAYGIKGWKSLERTIRYINEKHPEIFTIADAKRGDIGNTSTMYAKAFFEDLAFDSITVAPYMGKDSVEPFLAFDDRHTIMLALTSNEGAFDFQTKTVDGKELYKQVLETSKSWKNSENLMYVVGATKAEYFSEIRKIVPDSFLLVPGVGAQGGNLQDVCKYGMNSNVGLLINSSRGIIYASNEEDFAYKATRKAEELQLQMSEIL, encoded by the coding sequence ATGACTACACAACAATTAGTTAACGAAATTAAAAAAAAGAAATCGTTTTTATGCATCGGTTTAGATGTCGATTTAACTAAAATACCGCAACATTTATTAGAAAAAGAAGATCCTATTTTCGCCTTTAATAAAGCCATTATTGATGCAACTCATCATTTATGTGTTGCCTATAAACCAAATACGGCTTTTTATGAAGCTTATGGAATAAAAGGTTGGAAATCTCTTGAAAGGACAATAAGGTACATCAACGAAAAACATCCTGAAATTTTCACGATAGCTGATGCTAAACGTGGAGATATAGGAAACACATCAACAATGTATGCTAAAGCCTTTTTTGAAGATTTAGCTTTTGATTCTATTACTGTTGCTCCATATATGGGAAAAGATTCTGTTGAGCCTTTTTTAGCTTTTGATGATAGGCATACAATTATGCTTGCTTTAACATCTAATGAAGGTGCTTTCGATTTTCAAACAAAAACTGTTGATGGAAAAGAACTATACAAACAAGTTTTAGAAACTTCTAAGTCTTGGAAAAACTCAGAAAATTTAATGTACGTTGTTGGTGCTACCAAGGCTGAGTATTTTTCAGAAATACGTAAAATTGTTCCTGATAGTTTTTTATTAGTTCCTGGAGTAGGTGCTCAGGGTGGAAATTTACAAGATGTTTGTAAATACGGAATGAACAGCAATGTAGGTTTATTAATTAATTCTTCTCGAGGAATTATTTACGCTTCTAATGAAGAAGATTTTGCTTACAAAGCTACAAGGAAAGCTGAAGAGTTACAATTACAAATGAGTGAAATATTATAA
- a CDS encoding RagB/SusD family nutrient uptake outer membrane protein, which produces MIKKISKILFIGVFAVLTSSCTSELDIPSEASLSATAELANEDVDKLLTGLYKKLRHPNNYGYFAIMNTEIMGDNYKPVKFQWPQVQNIFENTVPPGDILLSYFYADFYAGIDRSNTILKVSTANEAQKGAARYARALSYLRLYDMFERVPLIDENYDRKPIAPSSKEDVLNFIVEDLKYSKANNVSFNILNLIDNQKTPTKEAATALLARIYKLQGNKVAAAIEAEEVIETGKFSLAVNPLERDSEVIFMFKGTKAETAGSWGWIMSPESRTWNNFGAADDLTALVKGEDTRRILFDFDGKVANKGYIYSKKYKTEDNSDLLVSRIAEMYLISAEAGNTNRLNELQLARKSSLTLAEERRLEMSFEWTRWEELKLTGETSYVLPYPTRAVDSNPLLK; this is translated from the coding sequence ATGATTAAAAAAATTTCAAAAATACTTTTTATAGGAGTATTCGCAGTATTAACTTCTTCATGTACTAGTGAATTAGATATTCCTTCAGAAGCATCTCTTTCTGCAACTGCAGAACTAGCTAATGAAGATGTAGATAAATTATTAACAGGGTTGTATAAAAAATTAAGACACCCTAATAATTATGGTTATTTTGCTATTATGAACACTGAAATAATGGGAGATAACTACAAGCCTGTTAAATTTCAGTGGCCTCAAGTTCAAAATATTTTTGAAAACACTGTGCCTCCAGGAGATATTTTACTAAGTTATTTCTATGCAGATTTTTACGCTGGTATTGATAGATCTAATACTATTTTAAAGGTGTCTACAGCAAATGAAGCTCAAAAAGGAGCTGCAAGATATGCTAGAGCATTAAGCTATTTGAGATTATATGATATGTTTGAAAGAGTTCCTTTAATTGATGAAAATTATGATAGAAAGCCTATCGCACCTTCATCAAAAGAAGATGTTTTAAACTTCATCGTTGAAGATTTAAAATATTCAAAGGCTAATAATGTTAGTTTTAATATACTTAATCTTATTGATAATCAAAAAACTCCAACTAAAGAAGCTGCAACAGCTCTTTTAGCTAGAATTTATAAACTTCAAGGAAACAAAGTAGCTGCAGCAATTGAAGCAGAAGAAGTAATCGAAACTGGAAAGTTTTCTTTAGCAGTAAACCCTTTAGAAAGAGATTCAGAAGTTATCTTTATGTTTAAAGGAACAAAAGCTGAAACTGCTGGTTCTTGGGGATGGATTATGAGTCCTGAGTCTAGAACTTGGAATAATTTTGGAGCTGCAGATGATTTAACAGCTTTAGTTAAAGGAGAAGATACTAGAAGAATTTTATTTGATTTTGATGGTAAAGTAGCTAATAAAGGATATATTTATTCTAAAAAATATAAGACTGAGGATAATTCAGACTTATTAGTGTCAAGAATTGCAGAGATGTACTTAATCTCAGCAGAAGCAGGAAACACAAATAGATTAAACGAATTACAATTAGCAAGAAAGTCATCATTAACTTTAGCTGAAGAAAGACGTTTAGAGATGTCTTTTGAATGGACAAGATGGGAAGAGTTAAAATTAACAGGTGAAACATCTTATGTATTACCTTACCCAACTAGAGCAGTAGATTCTAATCCATTACTTAAGTAA
- a CDS encoding TonB-dependent receptor yields the protein MNQRYKNVVCVLFFLGFLLNTYAQQKEITGSVSDSSGLLPGVNVILKGTTKGTETNFDGEYSVKAKQGDVLVFSFVGMKTVEKTVGLSSKLNVVLIGDDNILDEIVVVGYGSTSKKDLTGSVSSIGVDQLEDKPVANIAQALQGKTSGLQISSTGGRSGDATQISIRGNGSLSASNNALYVIDGVPQEDMSGISPEDVKSISILKDAASTAIYGSRASNGVILIQTNRGSYEQDLSVSFNTSYGFQNIIKRPNLLNAAGYKQVSDAARLNYQADITSGALAGPKDPTVLTPLPNSSYDTDWLKLVLRENAAVKRYQMSIAGGGENTKAYLSASLFDQEGIIKDDTYKIGRVKLNVEQKMNDYVKFGVNSNFAFSEATPVADDNNTYQPYSNALNARPDVSPYDSEGKIAVHNFTNPLFAFERKVTDKWQNLGGTLFFDITPIKSVVWHSAFSGNIRSQRYNRYDAPNTRRGLNGDAVPTGYGYYSTSNNRDYLIENTVTFTEKFADEKLKVNVLAGHSFQNWDYEDSFVQGENFPSSDLEWLVSAGEINQGRSFFKGMALESYFARLQMSWDSKYHLMVSTRYDGSSKFTKDNRWGSFPAVSAGWTVSNEQFFQVPAINLLKLRGSFGYTGNQAGISYASGQNLISSGENYDQQPGLATTNIFNPNLKWERGRAFNAGLDLTLFNRFDLNLDYYKKETEDLLSRVNVPQESGFRTMLANVGNISNEGFEVNLNARIIEKENFNWNFGANFSYNLNKVTKVGSETGQYTTGFVSIVKEGSPLGSFFILESAGVTSEEYTYKDKDGVDGKTVAAGDMIYVDQNGDGQITDLDKKVFEGGIAPIYGGFNTSIDYKGFDLGISGQYSIGKKVYASYKERLLNGGAVGSPSFSTNMLEEMLDYWTPTNTGASNPRPHLGTTISSWNSQRSTRFLENADYLRISDITLGYNFDFLEESQVKFIKSLRIYAQVRNPFTFTKYSGADPETNYVNQTNESSQDRSDGSKIQAGVDLGGIPNVKSFLVGLNVKF from the coding sequence ATGAATCAACGTTACAAAAACGTAGTCTGTGTGTTATTCTTTTTAGGATTCCTACTAAATACTTATGCGCAGCAGAAAGAAATCACAGGGTCAGTATCTGATAGTTCGGGTTTATTACCAGGTGTAAATGTAATTTTAAAAGGAACAACTAAAGGTACTGAAACAAATTTTGATGGTGAGTACTCTGTAAAAGCTAAACAAGGAGATGTTTTAGTTTTTAGTTTTGTTGGTATGAAAACTGTAGAGAAAACAGTAGGGTTATCATCTAAGTTAAATGTTGTATTGATAGGAGATGATAACATACTAGATGAAATAGTTGTTGTAGGTTATGGATCTACTTCAAAGAAGGATTTGACAGGGTCAGTATCAAGTATTGGTGTTGATCAATTAGAGGATAAGCCTGTCGCTAATATTGCACAAGCATTACAAGGAAAAACTTCTGGTTTACAAATTTCAAGTACTGGTGGACGAAGTGGAGATGCGACCCAAATTAGTATTAGAGGAAACGGTTCTTTAAGTGCTTCTAATAATGCATTATATGTTATAGATGGAGTACCTCAAGAAGATATGAGTGGGATATCTCCAGAAGATGTTAAGAGTATTAGTATCTTAAAAGATGCTGCTTCTACTGCAATTTATGGTTCTAGAGCATCTAATGGTGTTATTTTAATTCAAACTAATAGAGGTAGTTATGAGCAAGATCTTTCAGTGTCTTTTAATACATCTTATGGTTTTCAAAATATTATTAAAAGACCTAACTTGTTAAATGCTGCAGGTTATAAGCAAGTATCTGATGCTGCTAGATTAAATTATCAAGCAGACATTACTTCAGGGGCTTTAGCGGGACCTAAAGACCCAACAGTCTTAACTCCATTACCTAATAGTTCTTATGATACTGATTGGTTAAAGTTAGTATTAAGAGAAAATGCTGCTGTAAAAAGGTATCAAATGAGCATTGCTGGAGGTGGTGAGAATACAAAAGCTTATTTATCTGCTTCTTTATTCGATCAAGAAGGTATTATAAAAGATGACACATATAAAATTGGACGTGTTAAGCTTAATGTTGAGCAAAAAATGAATGATTATGTGAAATTTGGTGTTAATTCAAATTTTGCTTTTTCTGAAGCTACACCTGTAGCAGATGATAATAATACATATCAGCCTTATTCTAATGCTTTGAATGCAAGACCTGATGTTAGTCCTTATGATAGTGAAGGTAAAATAGCTGTTCATAATTTCACAAACCCTTTATTTGCTTTCGAAAGAAAAGTAACTGATAAATGGCAAAACTTAGGAGGAACTCTTTTCTTTGATATAACTCCAATTAAAAGTGTCGTATGGCATTCTGCTTTTAGTGGAAACATTAGAAGTCAAAGATATAACAGGTATGATGCTCCAAATACAAGGAGAGGTTTAAATGGAGATGCTGTACCTACAGGTTATGGTTATTATAGTACTTCAAATAACAGAGATTATTTGATTGAAAATACGGTAACTTTTACTGAGAAATTTGCTGATGAAAAGTTAAAAGTAAATGTATTAGCTGGTCATTCATTTCAAAATTGGGATTATGAAGATTCATTTGTTCAAGGGGAAAACTTTCCTTCAAGTGACTTAGAGTGGTTAGTTTCAGCAGGAGAAATTAATCAAGGACGTAGTTTCTTTAAAGGAATGGCTTTAGAGTCTTATTTTGCTAGATTACAAATGTCATGGGATTCTAAATACCATTTAATGGTATCAACAAGATACGATGGTTCTTCTAAATTTACAAAAGACAATAGATGGGGGAGTTTTCCAGCAGTATCTGCAGGATGGACGGTTTCAAACGAACAATTCTTTCAAGTTCCAGCAATTAATTTATTAAAATTAAGAGGGTCATTTGGTTATACTGGTAATCAAGCAGGTATTTCATATGCATCAGGACAAAACTTAATTAGTTCAGGTGAAAATTATGATCAACAACCTGGTTTAGCAACAACAAATATTTTTAATCCTAATTTAAAGTGGGAAAGAGGAAGAGCATTTAATGCAGGTTTAGATCTTACTTTATTTAATAGATTTGATCTTAACTTGGATTACTATAAAAAAGAGACAGAAGACCTTTTAAGTAGGGTAAATGTTCCTCAAGAAAGTGGATTTAGAACAATGTTAGCTAATGTTGGAAATATTTCTAATGAAGGTTTTGAAGTTAATCTTAATGCAAGAATTATTGAAAAAGAAAACTTTAATTGGAATTTTGGAGCTAACTTTTCATATAATTTAAATAAGGTAACAAAAGTAGGGTCTGAAACAGGACAATACACAACAGGTTTTGTTTCTATTGTTAAAGAAGGTAGTCCTTTAGGTTCTTTCTTTATTCTAGAATCTGCAGGTGTTACTTCAGAAGAATATACATATAAAGATAAAGATGGTGTTGATGGTAAAACCGTTGCAGCAGGAGATATGATATATGTAGATCAGAATGGTGACGGTCAAATTACAGATTTAGATAAAAAAGTATTCGAAGGTGGTATTGCTCCAATTTATGGAGGATTTAATACTTCTATAGATTACAAAGGATTTGATTTAGGAATTAGTGGTCAATATTCTATAGGTAAGAAAGTTTATGCTTCTTATAAAGAAAGATTATTAAATGGTGGAGCAGTAGGTTCTCCTTCATTTTCTACAAACATGTTAGAAGAGATGTTAGATTACTGGACGCCTACTAATACAGGTGCTTCAAACCCAAGACCACATTTAGGAACAACCATTTCTTCTTGGAACTCGCAAAGATCTACAAGATTTTTAGAAAATGCAGACTATTTAAGAATTTCAGATATTACTTTAGGTTATAACTTCGATTTCTTAGAAGAGTCACAAGTTAAGTTTATCAAAAGTTTAAGAATTTATGCTCAGGTAAGAAACCCTTTTACATTTACTAAATATTCAGGAGCAGATCCAGAGACTAATTATGTAAATCAAACGAATGAAAGTAGTCAAGATAGGTCTGATGGAAGTAAAATTCAAGCAGGTGTTGATTTAGGAGGTATTCCTAATGTTAAGTCGTTTTTAGTAGGGTTAAATGTTAAATTTTAA
- a CDS encoding LytTR family DNA-binding domain-containing protein, whose product MKTSILIVDNDLNSREILKKLLQQFDFLKIIHESSTGIDAIEKINSLNPDIIYLDTQVKNMTGFDIIEKITLPKKPLFIFTTCSNKEALKAFDYFAFDYLLKPLNKERFSHSIKKIIDYKKIEKQPNIKDDLDDILSFIKEKSNNEISVKGKKINIKSGNKVILLERNIIKYISASGYYVEIFTTDNRKYLLRESLSSIIKRLNSSQFIRIHRSTIINSNFIDEIIASNYGETDVKINDNKTFRVSKSYKKEFQEIMGVK is encoded by the coding sequence ATGAAAACGTCTATCCTTATTGTTGATAACGATCTTAATTCCCGAGAGATTCTAAAGAAACTATTACAACAGTTTGATTTTTTAAAAATTATTCATGAGTCCTCTACAGGAATTGATGCCATTGAAAAAATAAACTCTTTAAACCCAGATATTATTTACCTTGATACTCAAGTAAAAAACATGACTGGTTTTGATATTATTGAAAAAATAACCTTACCTAAAAAACCTCTTTTTATTTTTACTACTTGTTCAAATAAAGAGGCTTTAAAAGCTTTTGATTACTTTGCTTTTGATTATTTACTAAAACCATTAAATAAGGAACGTTTTTCACATTCTATTAAAAAAATAATAGATTATAAAAAAATAGAAAAACAACCTAATATAAAAGATGATTTAGACGATATTTTAAGTTTTATAAAAGAAAAATCTAATAACGAAATCTCTGTAAAAGGGAAAAAGATAAATATCAAGTCAGGAAATAAAGTTATTTTATTAGAGCGAAACATAATTAAATATATATCTGCTTCTGGTTATTATGTTGAAATTTTTACAACAGACAACAGAAAGTATTTATTACGAGAATCTTTATCTAGTATAATAAAAAGACTAAACTCTAGCCAATTTATTAGAATACATAGATCTACAATTATCAACTCAAATTTTATAGACGAAATAATTGCTTCTAACTACGGAGAAACAGATGTAAAAATAAATGATAATAAAACTTTTAGAGTTAGTAAAAGTTACAAAAAAGAGTTTCAAGAAATCATGGGTGTTAAATAG